CATAGGTGGCAACCGGGGAAAAATCCTGATCGAAGATCGTGAGGTTGGCTTTGTGCCCGATGGTGATCTCCCCGCGCCCGGGCATATTCATCAATTTTGCGGGATACAGGGAAGCCATTCTCAGGGCTTCGGGCAGGGGTATCCCTGCTTTCTCCACACAATTGCGGATACCCTGCAGCATGGTGATGGCGGAACCGGACAAGGTGCCGTCCGGTAATGTAAAGCGGTCCTGCTGCCTTATATGCGTATATGCACTGGGGTTAGCACTTTCCTCTACAGCGTCGGTAATGAGGAAGAGGCGTTTACCCATCATTTTTTTGCTGATGTTCAATGCCTGGAAGTCCACATGAATACCATCCGGAATGATGCTGGCGCAGGCGGAAGGCGATTGGTAAACGGCGCCAGGCAAGCCTGTATCGCGGTGATGCAGGGGACTCATGGCATTGAAGAGATGGGTGGAGGTTTGTATGCCAAGCTCAAATCCGCGGGCGGCCTCATCAAAAGTGGCATTGCTATGGCCGGCGGATACGATCACGCCATTATCCAGCAACAACCGGATGATCTCCGGGTCGCACATTTCCGGAGCCAATGTCATCATTTTTATGACGCCGGCGGCGCGTTGAAGGAGGGCCTCCACTTCTTTTCGCTCCGGTTTTTTGATGTGTTCGATGATGTGCGCGCCTCTTTTTTCCGGATTGATATAGGGTCCTTCGAGGTGCAGGCCGAGTACTGCGGGATGCGGGTTTTCCCTGACCACGTCTATTGCTTTTTCGAACAGCTGTATGCTGTTGGT
This genomic stretch from Chitinophaga sp. XS-30 harbors:
- the nagA gene encoding N-acetylglucosamine-6-phosphate deacetylase encodes the protein MLTALVNGTFFTGKEEITGKALLIEDGILKGWTEAVSIPREAQTTDLKGYNISAGLLDLQIYGGGGLLFSDDPSAVALQTMADGLVRTGTTGFLITLATNSIQLFEKAIDVVRENPHPAVLGLHLEGPYINPEKRGAHIIEHIKKPERKEVEALLQRAAGVIKMMTLAPEMCDPEIIRLLLDNGVIVSAGHSNATFDEAARGFELGIQTSTHLFNAMSPLHHRDTGLPGAVYQSPSACASIIPDGIHVDFQALNISKKMMGKRLFLITDAVEESANPSAYTHIRQQDRFTLPDGTLSGSAITMLQGIRNCVEKAGIPLPEALRMASLYPAKLMNMPGRGEITIGHKANLTIFDQDFSPVATYVNGVGYNQ